Genomic window (Bacillus pumilus):
GCTCACGTCTATGCTGAAATGCTTGGCAAAAAAATCGATGAGCACGGCGCTAAAGTATTCCTTGTGAATACTGGCTGGACTGGTGGAGGCTATGGTACAGGCAAACGCATGAACCTTGCACACACAAGAGCAATGGTGCAGGCAGCGATTGAAGGTGACCTCGACAACGCCGAAATGATCACTGACGACATCTTTGGATTACACATCCCGCTTCATATTCCTGGCGTACCAGATGAAGTGCTTCAACCATCTCAAACATGGGATGACCAAGAGGCTTATCAAGAAAAAGCACACTTCCTTGCCAATGAATTTAAAAAGAACTTCCAAAAATTCAGCCACGCAGCTAGTGACATTGAAGCCAAAGGCGGACCACGCGTATAATAAAATACAAAAGCTGAGGAGATTGATTTCCTCAGCTTTTGTTAGTTGGTTGAATGCAAGGACACAAGACGGTAAGTCACTTTTGTAATATTGTCTGTAAGCTCCAGCTTTTCAACATGTGCTGTTCCTGTTTTTTCTCCGTCTTTCGTTTTTCGCACCTCAAGCGGAATATTTAATGGATAGATGCGGTACCCTTCCTTCATGAGCTCAAATACATTTTCTTCAATTCTTGTCTCTTTTCCCTTTGTGACAATCATTGTATTAAATTCAACAGGCATTCCCATACTGAAAATCCCCCTACTTTCTAAATTTCGTTATACTGCCTATTTTACCACATTTCCGCTTTTCCGGCTGTGCATCCATGTCGTCAGCCTTCGGACAATCTCCCGATTATGCTGTGGTGGAAAATAGTGGTTGTACCCATGAAAATACCATGTCTCCACTGACTTCCCGTGCTGACGCAGCGCACCCTCTAATAAATACGCATGCTCAATCGATACATTCTGATCCTCTTCTCCGTGGATGATGAGCACAGGTGCTTCAATTTGACCCACATCATTTAAAGGCGTTCTGTCCTCATAGGCCTCTGGCACCTTGTGCGGGGGACCGCCAATCACACGCTTCATCATTCTTCTCATATCCACACGCTCTTCATAGGTGAGCTTCATATCACTGACGCCTCCCCATGTCACAAAGGAAGCGGCCTCCTCTCTCATTTCGACAGCAGTCCAAATGCCCATAATCCCTCCGCGCGAAAAACCAAAAATGTGAATGCGATCCTGCTTCACTTTTTTATGATGCTTTAACAATTGAAAGGCAGCGAAAGCATCCTTCCGATCTTCTCCGGCGAAATCCTCGTTCCCTTCGCCTCCCTGATTTCCTCGGTAAAAGGGAGCAAATACGACAAATCCCTGTGCGGCAAATTGCACAATCCGGCCCGGTCTCACCATTCCAACATTCTTAATGCCGCCTCTTAAATACAAAAAGCCGTCATAGGAACCTTCTCCGGCTGGTTCAGCGAGCAGCCCTTTGATCCGAAGTCCATCTGCCTCATAGGTCACTGTAAATAAGTGAATATGCGGATGGGGTGACGGAAACCTTCTTTTTTCCACAATCACTTGATTTCTCTCCTTTTCATCTGTTCTTACGTCGAATGCTTGATGATCGTTTCTGCGACAAGCTGCCCTGATTTTGTCACCATCGGCGTGCCGCCGCCTGGATGACTGGTTCCTCCAACAAACCAAAGCCCTTCAATGTCTTTTGACTGATTATTGATGCGGAAGAATGCCTGCTTGAACGAGTTGGAAGACATGCCATAAATGGCGCCATGATAAGCGCCGGTTTTCTGCTGCAGATCAAGCGGAGTTTGAACCGCTTCATATTCTGCCACCTGATTCAGATCAAAAAGACCTTTTTCCTCTAATTTCGTTTTCACATGCTGCGGGTACGTCTCCTTTAGCATGTCCCAATCTTGCTCGTTTGTCACATAAGGCGCATTCGCCAGTACAAACAGGTTACTTCTTCCCGATCCTCCGCTTAAAGCTGGTTCTGAATGACCTGAATAACATATGTAGAGCGTCGGGTCCTGGGGCAGTTGTTTTTTCTGAAAGATATCCTTAAATTCTTGCTCATAATTCTCCGGGAAAAACACAGTATGATGGGACAGTTGTTCATAGACTTTGGGTACGCCTAATAATAGAACAAAACCAGATAATGATGGTTCAATGGCAGCCAGCTTTTGATTTAAAAAACTTGGGCGATCTTTTTCATCAATCAGATGACGGTAAACAGTCAGCGCGTCTGCACCTGCAATCACTTGATCTGTTTCATACATCTGCTGAGCCGTCTCGACTCCTTTAATTCGGCGATCCTTCACATGGATTTTGATAACTTGTTCATTCAGATGAATCTGAACGCCTAATTCCTTTGCCAAAGTCTCAAATGCCTCAACTAAACGATACGTACCGCCCTTGATTCCATAAATTCCTTTTTCCCCTTCTAAATGTGCCATCATATTAAAAATAGCCGGCGCCTCATAGGGAGAAGAACCGATATATGTAGCATACCGTCCAAACATCGCCAATGTATGCGGATGACGGAAATATTGACGTAGCATGCGTTGAACGGATGTAAACGGTTTGACAGCCAGAAGTGCTTTCATGAGCTTTAGATCCGCCTTATCCTTCCACGTCAATAATAAACGATTTAAAAACTGGTCCTCAGCCTTTTGAAATAGCGCCTTTGATTCCTGTAAAAATGCACGGTATTGCTTTGCATCTTCAGGACTGAAATCTGCAATTTGTGATTCCATCTGCTCAATATTCGGCGTAAACTCAACCGTATGGCCATCAGAAAAAACGTTTTTGGTCAGAGGTGAAATCGGATAAAATGTGACGTAATCCTCCATCCGTCTATGACAAGAAGCAAACACCTCTTCAAAGTATGACTTCATTGTAATGGTACTCGGTCCTAAATCAAAAGAGTAGCCAGCTCCATGATGACGCTGCAATTTCCCGCCTAAAGCCGCTTCTTTTTCTAAAATGGTGACCTGAAACCCGCGTGACTGTAAGCGAATCGCTGCTGATAATCCACCAAGCCCGCCGCCGATGATGATCACTTTTTTCATTCGTACCTTCTCCCTTTCCATTCATACCCTTCTTTTTTCAGCCCGATTTTCATTGAAGCAAAGCCAATAGCGATCAGACTCAAAATGCTGACCGGCAATAAAAAGGCCATTGCAGATGTTCTTCCATTCTCAATATCAATTGTCGCTTTGATCGACACACCCAGCCCGTAGCAAAGAGTGGCTAAGCATATACTGAGCATATCGAGCTGAAGCAATGCCACCATAAAACAAATGACAGGAGCCAAATAAAGCATCGTGTATACACAAAAGACACTGCTTAACAAAGCAATATTTCGATTTACACCTGGGAATACATTTTTCCGATAGCCTTCCCAAACCTCTTGTCCACTCTCATACATTCTCATATACACAAATGGATGAATACTTGCAAGTGTGAACGGAAAGCCTATTTCCTTCACTCGTCTAGCCAAGGCCATATCATCCACTAGTGAATCCTTGATCGCTTCATGCCCGCCAATATCGTAATAGCAAGTCTTTTCAATGGCAATAAAACCGCCATGTGCAGCGGCAAAAGCAGGGTTCTTAGATTTCCCTACCCATTTTACTGGCAGATGACAGCCAATGGTAAACATCATCATAGGAACCACAAGCTGTTCAAAAAGAGTGCCTGTTTTTTGCTCTGGGAATCCTGACAGCATGCCCGTTTTTTGCGTGCATAGTTGGTTGTA
Coding sequences:
- a CDS encoding DUF2584 domain-containing protein; translated protein: MGMPVEFNTMIVTKGKETRIEENVFELMKEGYRIYPLNIPLEVRKTKDGEKTGTAHVEKLELTDNITKVTYRLVSLHSTN
- a CDS encoding alpha/beta hydrolase family protein → MIVEKRRFPSPHPHIHLFTVTYEADGLRIKGLLAEPAGEGSYDGFLYLRGGIKNVGMVRPGRIVQFAAQGFVVFAPFYRGNQGGEGNEDFAGEDRKDAFAAFQLLKHHKKVKQDRIHIFGFSRGGIMGIWTAVEMREEAASFVTWGGVSDMKLTYEERVDMRRMMKRVIGGPPHKVPEAYEDRTPLNDVGQIEAPVLIIHGEEDQNVSIEHAYLLEGALRQHGKSVETWYFHGYNHYFPPQHNREIVRRLTTWMHSRKSGNVVK
- a CDS encoding phytoene desaturase family protein: MKKVIIIGGGLGGLSAAIRLQSRGFQVTILEKEAALGGKLQRHHGAGYSFDLGPSTITMKSYFEEVFASCHRRMEDYVTFYPISPLTKNVFSDGHTVEFTPNIEQMESQIADFSPEDAKQYRAFLQESKALFQKAEDQFLNRLLLTWKDKADLKLMKALLAVKPFTSVQRMLRQYFRHPHTLAMFGRYATYIGSSPYEAPAIFNMMAHLEGEKGIYGIKGGTYRLVEAFETLAKELGVQIHLNEQVIKIHVKDRRIKGVETAQQMYETDQVIAGADALTVYRHLIDEKDRPSFLNQKLAAIEPSLSGFVLLLGVPKVYEQLSHHTVFFPENYEQEFKDIFQKKQLPQDPTLYICYSGHSEPALSGGSGRSNLFVLANAPYVTNEQDWDMLKETYPQHVKTKLEEKGLFDLNQVAEYEAVQTPLDLQQKTGAYHGAIYGMSSNSFKQAFFRINNQSKDIEGLWFVGGTSHPGGGTPMVTKSGQLVAETIIKHST
- a CDS encoding glycosyltransferase, giving the protein MAIFLTVISVLLLCQFFFTIWNMKQFPVLKPASFSSDEPISLSILIPARNEEKRIEACLQSIVDQRHHPKELIVLDDHSTDQTRAMVERFAETYPWIRVQSGRALKQGWLGKSYACSQLAEVAASNWLLFLDADVRLKRGAIEAIYNQLCTQKTGMLSGFPEQKTGTLFEQLVVPMMMFTIGCHLPVKWVGKSKNPAFAAAHGGFIAIEKTCYYDIGGHEAIKDSLVDDMALARRVKEIGFPFTLASIHPFVYMRMYESGQEVWEGYRKNVFPGVNRNIALLSSVFCVYTMLYLAPVICFMVALLQLDMLSICLATLCYGLGVSIKATIDIENGRTSAMAFLLPVSILSLIAIGFASMKIGLKKEGYEWKGRRYE